One part of the Coffea eugenioides isolate CCC68of chromosome 10, Ceug_1.0, whole genome shotgun sequence genome encodes these proteins:
- the LOC113749401 gene encoding cytochrome P450 81F3-like, translating into MEALYLYLPLFLALYIFTKHFLNKIRNLPPSPILNLPVLGHLLLVKKPLHRGLAKISDRHGPVLLLEFGSRPVLLVSSPSAAEECLNKHDIVFANRPRLLAGKHLGYNYTSMAWTSYGDHWRNLRRIASLEILSSHRLQTLHGIRVDEVKLMLKRLLSASENKKSVDMKALFFELMLNVMMRMIAGKRYYGENVGEVEEAKRFREIVEETMRIGGASNMGDFLPVLRWLKVGKTEKALRVLQENRDQFMQELIKGFRSAKDAENGGGDAGETGEKKKTLIEVLLTLQQKEPEYYKDEIIRSLMLVLLAAGTDTSVGTMEWALSLMLNNPSTLEKAQAEIDRIIGKERLLDESDVPNLPYLRCIISETLRMFPAGPLLIPHESSEECVVGGYRVPGGTMLMVNLWAIQNDSKNWEDPRKFKPERFEGLEGTRDGYKLMPFGSGRRGCPGEGLAMRMVGFALGSIIQCFDWSRISEETVDLAEGPGLTMPKAQPLVANCQARPGMISLLSQI; encoded by the exons ATGGAAGCCTTGTATCTCTACCTTCCACTTTTCCTAGCATTATACATCTTCACCAAGCACTTCCTCAACAAAATCCGAAACCTTCCACCTAGTCCCATCCTTAATCTCCCCGTCCTCGGCCACCTCCTCCTCGTCAAGAAGCCTCTTCACCGAGGCCTAGCCAAGATTTCCGACCGTCATGGCCCGGTCCTCCTCCTGGAATTCGGCTCACGCCCAGTCCTCCTTGTCTCCTCCCCTTCCGCAGCCGAAGAATGCCTCAACAAGCACGACATCGTTTTCGCCAACCGCCCGCGTCTGCTGGCTGGAAAACATCTGGGATACAATTATACCTCAATGGCATGGACGTCCTACGGGGATCACTGGAGAAATCTACGGCGGATAGCTTCACTGGAGATCTTATCTTCCCACAGGCTTCAAACGCTTCACGGGATACGTGTTGATGAAGTAAAATTGATGCTGAAAAGGCTGCTTTCAGCttcagaaaacaagaaaagcgTGGATATGAAGGCCCTTTTCTTTGAGCTGATGTTGAACGTGATGATGAGGATGATTGCTGGGAAGAGGTACTATGGGGAGAATGTTGGGGAAGTTGAGGAGGCTAAGAGGTTCAGGGAGATTGTAGAGGAGACGATGAGAATTGGTGGAGCTTCGAATATGGGAGATTTCTTGCCGGTTTTGAGGTGGTTAAAAGTGGGAAAGACGGAGAAGGCCTTGAGGGTTTTGCAGGAGAATAGGGATCAATTCATGCAGGAGTTGATCAAGGGATTTAGGAGTGCAAAAGATGCAGAAAATGGTGGCGGCGATGCAGGGGAAAcaggggaaaagaagaaaacgcTGATTGAAGTTTTGTTGACCCTGCAACAGAAGGAACCTGAGTATTACAAGGATGAAATCATTAGAAGCCTTATGCTG GTTTTACTAGCAGCAGGTACCGATACATCAGTGGGAACTATGGAGTGGGCATTGTCACTAATGCTGAACAATCCATCAACTTTGGAGAAGGCACAAGCAGAAATTGACAGAATCATAGGAAAAGAACGTTTATTAGATGAATCAGATGTGCCTAATCTACCCTATCTCCGGTGCATAATTAGTGAAACATTGAGGATGTTTCCAGCAGGGCCTTTATTAATTCCCCACGAATCCTCCGAGGAATGTGTGGTTGGGGGTTACCGTGTCCCTGGGGGGACAATGTTGATGGTCAATTTGTGGGCTATCCAAAATGATTCCAAGAATTGGGAGGATCCAAGAAAATTCAAGCCTGAAAGATTTGAAGGGCTTGAAGGGACCAGAGATGGCTACAAATTAATGCCATTTGGTTCTGGTAGAAGAGGTTGTCCTGGGGAGGGATTGGCCATGCGCATGGTTGGATTTGCTTTGGGATCAATTATTCAGTGCTTTGATTGGAGCAGAATCAGCGAGGAGACGGTAGATTTAGCTGAGGGGCCTGGACTGACTATGCCTAAAGCTCAACCCTTAGTCGCCAACTGTCAAGCACGACCTGGAATGATCAGTCTTCTTTCTCAAATTTAG
- the LOC113749293 gene encoding UDP-glycosyltransferase 90A1-like: MITDGFLHWTLDSAQKFSIPRLVFYGTGIYATTLVQVVGPTSLLQRGKSDTEEISFPGDDFPWIKFTRNDFDPKIAYPERDTEYFQLVLEHGRATMHSYGLLVNSFYELESIFLDYWNKKCVPRAWSIGPLCLAAQPSKAAGQKPSWIQWLDEKLPQKNPVLYISFGSQAEISKEQLEEVKIALEKSGVNFLWIVRGNDQSDSSDGFENRVKDRGIVVKEWIDQRQILDHKSVQGFLSHCGWNSTRVKTCDGTLNGLVKWETLKMAVKELMEEESGKEVRKNAKEVGEIAIKAMEEGGSSRSSLSQVMNELSDLQAKRIA; this comes from the exons ATGATAACCGATGGCTTCCTACATTGGACACTTGACTCTGCCCAGAAGTTCAGTATCCCAAGGCTTGTTTTCTATGGTACAGGCATTTATGCCACGACTTTGGTTCAAGTTGTAGGCCCGACTTCTCTGCTCCAACGAGGAAAATCAGACACTGAAGAAATCAGTTTTCCTGGGGATGATTTTCCATGGATCAAGTTCACAAGAAATGACTTTGACCCAAAAATTGCCTATCCAGAACGTGATACTGAGTACTTCCAACTTGTCTTGGAGCATGGCAGAGCAACAATGCATAGCTATGGCCTTCTCGTCAACAGCTTCTACGAGCTTGAGTCCATTTTCCTGGACTATTGGAACAAAAAATGTGTCCCCAGAGCATGGTCAATTGGACCTCTCTGCCTAGCTGCCCAGCCGTCAAAAGCAGCCGGCCAGAAACCTTCGTGGATTCAGTGGCTAGACGAAAAACTACCACAGAAGAATCCTGTTTTATACATTTCGTTTGGATCACAGGCAGAGATATCTAAGGAGCAATTGGAGGAGGTTAAAATCGCATTGGAGAAATCAGGAGTGAACTTTCTGTGGATAGTTAGAGGAAATGATCAGTCAGACTCGAGTGATGGTTTTGAAAACAGAGTCAAAGACCGGGGAATAGTAGTAAAAGAGTGGATTGATCAGAGACAAATTCTTGATCACAAAAGTGTTCAGGGATTTCTAAGTCACTGTGGATGGAACTCC accaGGGTGAAGACTTGTGACGGGACCTTGAATGGTTTGGTTAAATGGGAGACTTTGAAAATGGCTGTAAAAGAATTGATGGAAGAAGAGTCTGGAAAAGAGGTGAGGAAGAATGCGAAGGAAGTTGGTGAAATTGCCATCAAAGCTATGGAAGAGG